The genomic interval TCCAACGTCTGGCTGGAACAATGTTTTGTACCCAGTGAAATCTCAATGAAATGATTGAGTGATAAATGAATATATCAACATCTTCTCTTCCAAAGATTCTCCCCCCTCCATGCTTCCTTATCCTTAATTTTCTTCCACATGTCCTAAGCTCTGTTACTGTGTAGTAGCAAATCAGATCAGTTCCAGGCAACTGAGGGCCTGAAGGAACTTGCCAGATTCATCCCACTGTCTGTAGAACTCTGGAGAGGGCAGGCCTAAGGCGAGGATATCGGTGGGATGGCCACAGACATGGTCAtaggaagggaggagaggcagTAGGTAAGAAGAGGAGATGGGAGGAAGTATTGTGAGGTGGTTAAGAACAGGCTTTGAAGCCACCTGCTTGGACTCACATCCCAAGCCTGCAAGAGGTAGGTCCTctcctgcttcagtttccttgGGTGCAGAACGGAGATGAGACAGTACAGTCCTCATAGAGTTGCTATAAGGATTAAAAGTCTTAATATGGGTAAGTAACTTTGATAGTGTTTCTGGCATATGCTAAGCACTCATGTTTCTTAGTATTACTGGAGAGGGGCAATTAGAATTTAAAGGATACAGAAGTGGCCAGGCAAATGAGCTTGACATTTGTCTATCCATTTTTAGCTCTCAATTCATCAAATGTTGTCCTGACTTCCCAAATAAATCTGTCTTgcacatggcagtgtagacaggAAGGGGAGAAAGGCATATGGAGTCAGACAGACCCGAGATCCAGTCCTGTCTTCTCTGCTGACTGGCTCTGAATCCTTGATGGAGCTCCACAAAGCCCGTCTGAATCCCAAATTCCTCAACTGGAGAAGGCTGGGGATActagagaagaaaagcaaaaacacacaGCATACAACACCAACCAGCTAAACAGCCTGAGGAAGtcagctcctctctctctctctctctctctcttctcataCATGTTGAATAAAGAATCTCTGCAATGATTTTGGAATTTAATGAACCAACGccttatatttatttctctaatCCAAGCatccaaaaaaatggaaatacttgAAATACTGAGAGTGCACTGACTTTGTTGAGATCACACTAAAAGTCAAGGCCCATCACATCCAGGTCAGGGCACTTGTCTCTAATGATATGAGAGGGCGTGTGGAAAAAGCACTGGTGCCTGGGGAACCTGACCCAGCACAGGAGGTGCTACTTGGCACGAGGCTCTTCCAGCACCACCAAAAGCATGGAGCATCACGTACAAGCAGGtgttcctttgtttgtttttgcttttcagtaGGAACTATAAGGACAGTGGTCTTTGCTCTGCCTGTTTGGTTTCgtgttgcttctttttttcccagATCACCCTGAGGGAACACACTTGTGACCACACATAATCGGTACTATTTCTGATGATGATGTTTGGAGATTATTCATGTACGAGGAATTTTTATTCCTGAGAATGTCATTGAAAAGACAAGCTGCTGTCAAAATGATAGAAAGGCAGGtaaattttctgatttctcttcAGATCACATAAACACATTGCCTTTTAAAAGGTAGTTAACTAATTGACTGAAAGCTGCAGTCTAATTGCTTCTGAATACTTTGAACTGCAGATGATGTGTGTCCAAAGCTCTGACTCTCCTGAGAGTTCAAAGGAAATTCCAGGAGGGCACAGGATACACAAACGCTCCTGTGTGTGACCAACAAGCACAGTGACTGTCAGATGTGGTCTACTGCCTGGTTGGCAGTGCTTGCCTTTCCTGGCAGAACACCATCAAGGAAAGAGACTGACATGAATGAACACATGTATTTCTCCAGAACACAGGTCACCTGTGTCATCTTGAACTTGAGAAAATAGTTTTTCCAATATATGGTAATTGagtttgttttgaaataaaaccAGTATGAAAAcaatgtgtctttttcttttctcttcccagaGCTTAACCATAGTTACAAAACTAAGAATATTGCTCCTTGACTATTGATTCAGTAGACTATTACACATAGTCAGCAAACCTAAGCCATGGAAGAAAGGGAATTGAATTTAGAATTTGGACTTgctcattatatcaaaaagacacctgcacacatgtgtttattgcagcacaattcacaattgcacagatatggaaccaacctaagtgtccatcaaccaataagtggataaagaaatagctatatatacatcatggaatgctACTCGGccaggaaaaataatgaaaaatgtcttttgcagcaacttggatggaactggaggccattattctaagtgaagtaatgcaggaatagaaaaccaaatagcgggccaggcatggtggctcactcacgcctgtaatcccagcactttgggaggctgaattgggtggatcacctgaggtcgggagttcgagaccagcctgaccaatatggagaaaccccgtctctactaaaaatacaaagttagccgggcgtggtggcacatgcctgtaatcccagctactcggaaggctgaggcaggagaatagcttgaacccaggaggcagaggttgcagtgagccaagattgtgccactgcactccagcctgggcaacaagagtgaaactccctctcaaaaaaagaaaatcaaatagcgtttgttctcatttataagtgggagctaagctatggacACACAAAGGCACACAGAGTGATATAAGGAACATAGGAGACTCAGAAGGTGGGAggttgggaggggggtgagggattaACCAAACTACATAATTGGGTACAATGTGCACTACCTGGGTAATGGGCGCagtcagacttcaccactatccaattcatccatgtaaccaaaaaccacttttaCCCCTAAAgcaactgaaggaaaaaaaagaattaggacttgcaggccgggcgcagtggttcacacctataataccagcactttgggaggccgaggtgggtagatcacctgaggtctggagttcgagaccagcctaaccaacatggtgaaaccccatctctactaaaaatacaaaaattagccaggcatggtggcacaagcctgtagtcccagctactcaggaggctgaggcaggagaattccttgaacccgggaggcggaggttgcagtgagcagagatggcaccaatgcactccagcctgggtgacaaaccaAGACAGAAAAAGCAGCAAAGGAGTAAGTGGgacatttggggattttttttcttctgtataaaaaagaaaaagaaaggaagaaagggagaaagggaggaagggaaatctTAGTTCTTCCTAAAAACAATCAGAAAGAAACTGGGCTCTGTGAAGAGCTATAGGAAAATATTAACTTGGTAGACAAAGATAATATAAGGGAAAAATCTGTGTGACTGAGAAATGGCTTAGATGGACTTGCTCAGGATATTAAACATTTAAGGAATATGAAAAGGAAGAAGCCATTCAAGATACGATGAAATTCCCAAGAAAATGTCCACTTTTCTGTGGTTGAGTGACCACATTTTGCCTATTGTGATGACGATCTTCCTTGAGAAGCATTGTGGAATGTAAACAAAAGATAGTAGGTGAAAACATCAAGTTgttggcaaattaaaaaaaaagacaccggTAATTAATTACTACAAAAATCTCTGAAAACATATTTGTTCTTCTAGCTACTGTGCCCAAAGCTGCCTTTTTTATTTCACCAATAACTATAGACAGTATGTTCAGCCTCCTCCTCTGACATGGTTACTATTCACTGACTAGAGCTCAGCCTTGTGAGAGAATctcagggggagggggagggcagtATAAATGAAGTTGATAATCAATACTATGAATCATTCTATGTGGCGGGCACTGTGCGGTTTTCATATAAACCTCTCAACAGCCCTACAAACTAGCTAATATATCTAATTCACAAATGGGGAAATTGAGTCTCAGAGCAGCTATGAAACTTACGTTTGTTTGTGCACTTGCTAATCAGCCTGTGCATTTTCCCCTTCATCGCACTGCCATTAGCTGGAGAAATAAAACTGACCCATGAAGCAATGAATAAGCCATATAAAGTAATACTATGCTGGAATAAACGAGGGAATAAATGGGAGGAATTCAGAAGAATACAGAGATTCAGAAGAGATAAAAGATGACTGAATCTTGGCAGAAGACAAATGCTTTTCAAAAGGCATTTGCTTTGACGGGGAACATGGGATATGCAGACGCGGCTTGAGAAAGAGCGGCATGACTGCTCAAAGGATCTTCCAATCAAAGGTGCTGTGGCGGTCAGTGgccagaatggtgagaaaacaGAAGTCCTGAAGTGGATCCGTGAATTGCTGGAAGGTCTGAGTCAGGTTAGAGGACATGTGAGCCCCTAAGGTCACTACAAAATTTATTATCCAAATAGGAAATTTTGAGGCTGAAAGGGAGCACTAACGATGAAACACCACGGTTCCAGATACAAGGAAAGAATGGCACAGGACAAATTGGACTGTGCGGTCATCCTACACTTGATCCACACACCAATAAGTCCAATCAATGTTAAGTAAATTAAACTAACCTCTGAACCCATTGTCACTCTGAGCAAAATTTTACGTGTCTTTTTGTGTATGCATTTCCTAGGGAGAAGATTCATGGTTTTCGTAAGCTTTCCAAAGAGGTCTGTGCATCCcttccccacctgccccaccAAAAAGCTTAAAAACTGTCTGatcaaagccaggcatggtggctcacgcctgtaatcccagcactctgggaggcccaggcgggcggatcacaaggtcaggagatcgagacgaccctggctaatatgatgaaaccctgtctctactggcaatattaaaaattagccgggcgtggtggcgggcgcctgtagtcccagctactccgcggctgaggcaggagaatggcgtgaacccgggagacggaggttgcagtgagctgagattgcgccactgcactccagcctgggcgacagagcgagactccatctcaaaaaaaaaaaaaaaaacagaaaaaaagaaaaaaaaattgccatttgTTTGCCCCCTTCGTGCTTCAAACTCCACATGTGGAAAGATGCACTCAGGAACTATCCTTCAAACCTGCTTCTTCCTCACCTTTCCCCACAGTGGAAATGGCACCTCCATCCACCTAGTTGCTCAAGGTTGAAGCCTGGAAGTCTTGTTTTACTCCCTCTTTCTTGTAAGTACAACCTCCAGGCAAGCCCCAGTCTGGAACCTACTACTTCCTAACTGCCTCGCTCACCAACCCCCTTCTCCCTAACCTAACTGCCGGTACACTAGGCCACACCAGCATCATCTCTGCCTGAAATCCTGTAATGGCCACCTAATTAAATAACCAGAagcccctcctgcctcctccagcccACACTCCATGTGGCACccaaatgttctttttaaaaacccaaatataattatgttattCACTGGCTTAAAATGTTTTCACTAATTCCCTTTGACCCTAGAAAAAGAAGTCCCACATCAACAAACAGCCTAGAAGTTCCTAAATAATCTGGTTCCTTCCTCAACTATGACATCCTTGTCCTCCCAGTCCCTCTCCCTAATGATAGGTTCCATGCTCATAGCATCCTACACATTCATTGTATAGTATGCATCACACATGTGATCACCTGTTCATACCTGTCTCTCCTGCTGGGTTAAAGCTGTCAAGCAAGGGGCCTTAAGAAGTCAGTATATCTCATGCCCTAATCAAGTGCCTGCACATAGAAACTGCTCTAGAAAtgtttgttcaatgaatgaacgaatgaacaaATCATATATGACCGTCAGTCTTACGTATATGCAGACACCCCTGTGATATGAACTCTAAGCACAGCCTCTAAAAACAAGTTGAAGCAGTGGTGGTAGAAACAATAGCGGGAGGCCACAGCAAGTGAAATCCTGGCTACAATATTCCTTCTAGTGCCCTCATTCAGATCACCAGACCACGGTAACTTTCCACTCTCTCCATGCTCCCTGCTATACAGGTCCTCACCCTAAGAAACATTTACATCAACTCTGGGAACTTACACCTGGCCTATGCAAACACATTACTCAAAAAAGACACCTCTGGAGTTCAATAATTACTTACAGAACAAATGAATGGAAAGTCAGTGGCCCTTGTCAAAACTGTGAAATTTGAGTGTTATCTTCTTCTTTCACCATTTCCCCAACTGGTGTGTGCCCTGTGAATGCTCCTATGAGCCACCCGGGTGCCCTTTAACTTTCCCCTCTCTGAGGAAATGATTACAAATGAAATCAGTTTTAAAGGTATAAAAGAATGCAAAGGTGCAATGTTTTACCACCTAAGGGTCATTCTgcaaaaataggaaataaaattttaagccaAATGAGTGTACTTTAATCTAAGATTCTAGGCATTCACGAGCTGAAGCTGTAAAATAGTGGCCTCCTTGATACCGCTGTCCACACAGCAAGTGAAACTGCTTTTTCTGCCCATTTCCAAAACCAGCTCTTTGGGCTCAATTGTTTCATTTTCTGCTACTGTTTCCTGCTATTCAAAAGCTTAACTAATTAGCCGACAGCTGAGCCCAAGGTGCCTCCTTTATACGGTTCCTTTTGACATCTCACCCTCCCTTCCCATCATTCTATATCATACTCCAAAAAAATGCAGTTTTAAGGAGACCACCTCTTCCATGAAAAAGAATAGCCAGGTATCACTTACTAAACAAATACTTGTGGAGTTTAACTGTGTATAAATGAGTAGACCTTGAAATTGgtcatgatttttttcctattgattaAGTTTGACCgattaaattattcaaaattaaagCATTTCCACTGTTTCAAAACCATgagaaaagtttggcagttttaCCACACCCTGGATTAGTTTCAAATTAAAACTTTGCCCTCATCATAAGTGGTTCCAATGATATcaggatattctttttttccttttctataccTGTGATTATGTCTGAGCAAAGGAGTAGGAAAACCATTGTCTTTTGTGTAGACCTctttattaacaacaacaacgacaacaaaaatcCTAGTTACAGTTGCTTCTCAGCAGAGTAAGCTGCGTAGTCATTGTATTTATCCTTTTGAGATGAATTCTGGGGAACTGCTTTGATTTTGAATAGTAAAAGAGTGCTGAGTCATGGAACACCTGCAATACTGTATTAGTGCAGGCAgttctgctataaagaactgctcgacactgggtaatttataaagaagagaagtttaattgactcacagttccacatggctggggaggcctcaggaaacttacagtcatggtggaaggggaagcagacacgtCTTATGTGGCGGCAGATGAGAGATAACGTGTGTGTGCGCAGGAAAacctaccatttataaaaccatcagatctcatgaaaattcactatcacaagaacagcatgggggaaccacccccataatccaatcacctcccaccagttctcTCCCTCTatacctggggattacaattcaagataagatttgggtagagacacaaagcctaaccatatcaaataCCAAGCTGGGAGTTCTTCATCATGCAATAACATATGAAAACTTATGAAGTTTCTAAGTCATTCAAGAAATTTTTTGAGTGCCCCAGTCATGGTTTTCTGTGTTAGGAAGACAGCCGTGAACCAGAAAATAACAGCCCCTACCCTTGTAAGACTTCCAGTCTAGTGGTCATGCTTGTGAAAGATTCAAGTGCATAGAATGGACTGAAGGTTTGAGGTGGAGGAGCAAGTAACAGGCTTTCCAGCAGTGCAAGCTTTATGCACACGTAAGACCAACACAAGGGTGGCAAAGATGACTCCAAGGTGTTGAGTCTGAGGAACCAAATAGCTGTTATTAGTATTGAGAAAGATAGGATTTTGAAAGAATTTGGAGAAAAAGTTGATGATGTTGATTTTATATACTTTCAGTTTGAGGAAACATTATAAAATCTAGATGGAGATGCCCAACTGGCAATGAAAATCCTGGACCTAAAGCTTAGGAAAGGAAGATGTGAGGCTCCAATGAACAAAGACATAGCAGGCATTATAGCAGTATCTGAGGTTGACCAGAAGAAGGTAGAAAAGAGAATAGGGACACtaaattcatctttgtatccaaAGTTGAACAAAAAATCCTACATTGTTTGCATTTTATCATCCAAGTTTACACCCACAACTGTGGTGCCTGTGAAATATTATGATAAAGGCAGAGAAGAAATCTATAATTCAGTGCATTCTCTCCTCCTTAAATGAATGAAAGTCAGATGAGTCCACACCCTAAGAAGGGAAGAGGCTGGCCAGCATTTCTGCCTGGGTCAGCTATTTGCCAGAGCCCTTGATGGTCTGGAATCCCTCAGAGCAGCAGGTCCCAAGCTCTTTGTGCCTTTAATTAATAAGGGAGATCACTATGTTTCAGGCCTATGTTGTTTGTGAGAGAGATGAGGTTAGACAGTTGCTGAATGTATTCCAAGGAAGGAATTCATGACAGAAGATGCCTGATCCAGATACTCAATTACTACTGCAAATCCCATGGAAAGACTAGTTTTGCTGGAGCAGAGAGGGGCCTGTATCAGGGACGTGGAAACTGATAAGCTGCTGTTCTCTCCAGAAATCATGTGAAACAAGGAGCAGCTTGGAAACTACAGGTTTGtaggtatttagaaaccaagatatgTTGAAAATAAGATCCTAAAAGAGTATGCTATGCAAAGATAAACTCCTAACCAACTGAAATGGTGTGTTATTTTTCTGATGTCAGGGAAGACTTAAATAATTTGGGAAGAAGGCTGCCCAGTGGTATGTATAGAGGAACTCTCtcagttttaaaattgtttaaagagTAGTAATGTATTTATGTTCAGTTGTACTACTCAGAGATCACACACCTCGGCTcccaatataaaataaataagcaggaCATTTAAATAAAGCAATATAATTCAGTAAGGAAAACAGCAACTGGGAACGCAGTGGATTTGCATAAATCAAGCATCATGATAGTGTTAACTGCCATCAGATTCAGTCTACACTCAGAAGTATACAagtaagacaaaatatttttaatgcatcACATAAATCAGCTGTACAATGTTCTTACCAAATGCTAATGGTTgtttctgtctctacaataaGGACATGATGGTCCCATTCTAAACCTGATCTGGTCAAGGTACATCTGGGGTATTGGTCAAATTTGAGTGCCCCATTGGAAGCTGTTCAAAggaaggcaacaacaacaacaaaaaaatcaaaagttttcCAACAAAAGGAATTATTGAGGAGGCTTTAGACATTTACcttaggaaaaataatatttaagaggAGTGTGGTACTGCCAGTGGATATTTTAGTGGGTTGCACTTATTTTATATAACTATAGAGGGAAAAATAGCAACaaattttttcacttaacaattaTTTCTTGAGACTCTGCTATGTGCTAGATGTTTGGTATACAAAGTGAGTAAAAACAGTATCCTTGCCCTCTTGAAGTTTACAGTCTAGCACAGGAGAGAGTAACTAATCAAATACCCACATATACAGCGGTGACAAATTCTACAAAGAGGTGCAGGCCATAGGAAAGCCTGTAAAAGATGAATTTGATGAAACCAGTTGGCTGGAAATGACTTCCTTACAGAAGTGATTCAAAAAGGTACAGATGTGGTCTTACCACTAAGAAAATCATTTAAAGAATCATTCAAGAATGGTCAGCTTCCGGAGGAAGTGAGCCTCTTATCACTAGAGGCATTCAAATGGCTTTTGAATGGCTGGTTGCTGGTTGATTCATAAAGGAAGTCACCCACTGGAAGGGTTATACTATTTAAGGTGAGAATCCATCTAACCCTGAGATTCTGGGAATCTACAAACAGTAACACCAAGCACCCCCAAGAAAGCCTTGCCAGCAGGTTTTTAAGATGTCTGATTAAATATTGCCCTTCAGTTACAAAAGTACGAAACTAAGCAACCTGAGACGTTTGcatacatgtgtacatacacTTGTACACATAcaaagatttatatttttatacatctaTGAGTATATATAGAGATATGTTTTTAATCGCGATAAGaagcattattattttatcaaagCAATGCCATCGCCCCTACCATTCACTCTACCTCTTCTCCATGAttgcctcttttccttttctgactagttaaatagaaatacattttggTAGGATCACGAGATAGAGCAAGGATTAAATACACTTAATGATGTGCATTTGCTAGGCATTTTTGTCTTAGTACACAGATTGTGATTATTTTGGAACAGGAGTCCACAAAAAAATGGCCTGTAGGGctgtcttttttaatttatttattttttatttatttatttatttattttgtattttttaaaaccagaacATTTATTGCATGACTAATCGTTGACATTAAGATGAACTGGATGCTGCAACAGCTGCCCTCTTGGGTTTAGGTGTTGTTCCTTCACGGAATCCATGCCTGAATCTATGGTATACAATTTTTAGGTGCCTCATTTGACCAGTTCTGGTGGTATTTCGTCTTTTAGCCTTGGCACTCCAGTTATACTTTCTCTTGCGCTTGGCAGTGTAGCCACATTTGCCACAGGTCGACTTCTGAAGGTGGTAGGCCTTAGAGCCACAGTGGTGGCATAACGTGTGCATCTTATTGCAATGCTTTCCAAATGATGACGTTCCCTTCGTCATCTCGCTTCTGAGGCCAAGACTAGAAataaacacagccacactcatttatTGACATACCATGTAATGGTAATTGCAACACAGACTTTAcgacctgcaaagcctaaaattttTACTATCTGGTCATAACAGCAAACATGGAAGCTATCACACTCCTAGGGTTGTTTCAAAGACACCTGTTAGATATAAATAAGTTGATTTGAGTAGCAATGAGGATAATAACTGAAATGTaacaaaacattaaatataattaaattaaacctATACATTCATATGTATTAAACATGCACTGTGTTTGGAATACAGACAGAAACCacacattattttgaaaactactaAACATTCATCCTGTCTTTTCTATACTCAGGTTAACCTAAGAATGGATAAGGGGAAGTTTCTCTCTATAGAAGTATTCtagctaataaatgaaaaataggtaaaaaattagaattttgccATTTTACAATTTCTAAGAAAGTGACACACTTAGACAATAGTCATCAATGGCTGGTAGCCTGACAAGAGGCAGCCCAGAAATTGTATGACTCCTGAGAAGGGGAAGCCCCACCACCTAGGAGGAAGTCTTCCTTTCAGCAGGGATCAACAGGACCAGGCATTGCTCCCCTGTCATCCCCAGAGAGCTTCTGTACTGGCTCCCGTTGTCACCAATGTCCATCTGGACTCCAGAGAAGGATGAGAGGTTGGCACTCTGTCACTTCCTTTGTATCTCCTGAGAGAATCTCTTCCTTGCTACCCACAGAAACACCCTTTCTCATGTTGGTCCTCCAATACTACTGCTTCCAGGCTTGTTTGTGGCTCTTaccaaagtaaaattaaattctgATTTTGTTCAGTAGCTCTACAACCATAGGATAAGTGATACATGTGCAGTATTCACCAGTACCACATCTGATCTCCTTAAAACAAATAACAGATGGCTCCCCTTCTGAGTTAGGTGAGGATTCCGCATTTCCCCGGGTGCCCCCACAGAAGCacacagtgaagccccatcttCAGGCTGTTCCTCAAGGGGGTGTTTGTGTTTTTCCATCAAGCTGTCTGCAATGCAGAACAAGATGCTTGACACATAACAGGTGTTTGAGAACTCTTTATGGAATG from Gorilla gorilla gorilla isolate KB3781 chromosome 7, NHGRI_mGorGor1-v2.1_pri, whole genome shotgun sequence carries:
- the LOC101125960 gene encoding large ribosomal subunit protein eL37-like, encoding MTKGTSSFGKHCNKMHTLCHHCGSKAYHLQKSTCGKCGYTAKRKRKYNWSAKAKRRNTTRTGQMRHLKIVYHRFRHGFREGTTPKPKRAAVAASSSS